The following are encoded in a window of Amaranthus tricolor cultivar Red isolate AtriRed21 chromosome 2, ASM2621246v1, whole genome shotgun sequence genomic DNA:
- the LOC130806062 gene encoding pentatricopeptide repeat-containing protein At1g43980, mitochondrial has protein sequence MYTLVKKLHDIPRILTFYSHLLDHCLSSKSLNLTKVVHGQLIKVGFNGHTFLGNRCLQFYIRFQSTDDILKAFGDIQRKNCISWNICLKGLLNCGQNEMAHSLFQKMPERDVVSWNSMISWYVCSGRSDLAREGFQEMLYIGVKPSSYTYSIITSLVFDALLGKELHGRIITSGLIRSNVVLGNSLIDMYGKIGLIDYAVRVFMSMEYLDLISWNSLITGCCRAGFSELALSKFSSMRSLGYSPDQFTCSAVITCCTNLQNLKTGRQLFALCIKAGFLSNSIVSSALIDLFSKSNRLDHSVQLFTELDRFDSAIYNSMISSYVSHGISESAIELFVLMRREDVRLTEFTLSSIVASITGIQVEQGTQIHTLAIKLGFEMDLIVCSSLVHMYATLGFIDYAMRIFTHMVQPDLIAWNTMIMGLTLNGRLVEAINSFQELHNRGLIPDHMSLTAVLRACSYGGFVDEGVAIFSKIDEYYGLVPCYEHYVFLVDLLCQNGNVYEAMEVTEKMPYEPKSTIWESLLHACIAHGDLRLAEKVSKRLVELEPYLSLPYVILGRIYEMTGRWEDAVRVREAMKRIVVKKVVGYSSIMIKSHVHSFTEDQLQQNAGRDVYLILRLLTWDDSGTSTVEELNEF, from the coding sequence ATGTATACATTGGTAAAGAAATTACATGACATTCCAAGAATACTTACCTTTTACTCTCACTTACTAGACCATTGTTTATCATCTAAGTCGTTGAATCTTACCAAAGTGGTTCATGGACAGTTAATAAAAGTAGGTTTCAATGGTCACACATTTTTAGGAAATCGCTGCCTTCAATTTTATATTCGGTTCCAGTCCACTGATGACATCCTTAAAGCATTTGGTGACATACAGAGGAAGAATTGCATATCTTGGAATATATGCTTGAAGGGTTTGCTTAACTGTGGCCAAAATGAGATGGCACATTCCCTATTTCAGAAAATGCCTGAACGAGATGTTGTGAGTTGGAATTCCATGATTTCATGGTATGTTTGTTCTGGGCGGAGCGACTTAGCGAGGGAAGGATTCCAGGAAATGTTATATATTGGAGTGAAGCCGAGCAGTTATACTTACTCGATCATTACATCTCTGGTGTTTGACGCTCTGCTCGGCAAGGAGCTTCATGGTAGGATTATTACAAGTGGCTTAATCAGGTCGAATGTCGTTCTCGGGAATTCTTTAATCGATATGTATGGTAAGATTGGTCTTATCGACTATGCTGTTCGTGTGTTCATGAGTATGGAGTATTTGGACTTGATCTCTTGGAATTCATTAATTACGGGTTGTTGTCGAGCAGGATTTAGTGAGTTAGCACTTTCTAAGTTTTCTTCAATGAGATCCTTAGGATATTCACCTGATCAGTTCACATGTTCTGCAGTAATCACTTGCTGTACAAATTTACAGAACTTGAAAACAGGTAGGCAGCTCTTTGCTCTCTGTATCAAGGCTGGCTTTCTTAGCAATTCCATTGTCTCAAGTGCCCTTATTGACCTGTTCTCGAAATCCAACAGACTGGATCATTCAGTTCAGCTCTTCACCGAACTCGACAGATTTGACTCTGCAATTTACAATTCTATGATTTCGAGCTATGTATCTCACGGCATAAGTGAGAGTGCTATCGAACTCTTTGTGCTCATGCGGAGGGAGGATGTTAGGCTTACTGAGTTCACCTTAAGCAGTATTGTGGCATCCATTACTGGTATACAAGTAGAACAAGGAACTCAAATCCATACTTTGGCAATCAAATTAGGTTTTGAAATGGATTTAATAGTTTGTAGTTCTCTTGTTCACATGTATGCAACGCTTGGGTTTATAGATTACGCGATGCGAATTTTCACACATATGGTTCAGCCAGATCTGATAGCTTGGAATACGATGATCATGGGATTAACCCTTAACGGGAGATTAGTTGAGGCTATAAATTCCTTCCAAGAATTACATAATAGAGGTCTAATTCCTGATCATATGTCACTAACAGCAGTTCTACGAGCATGTAGTTATGGAGGTTTTGTTGATGAAGGAGTGGCTATTTTTTCAAAGATTGATGAATATTATGGTTTAGTACCGTGCTATGAGCATTATGTTTTCCTTGTGGACTTATTGTGTCAAAATGGTAATGTCTATGAGGCAATGGAAGTTACTGAAAAAATGCCGTATGAACCAAAATCAACAATTTGGGAATCTTTGCTTCATGCTTGTATAGCTCATGGAGATTTGAGACTTGCTGAGAAAGTATCTAAGAGACTGGTGGAGTTAGAGCCGTATTTATCTCTACCCTATGTGATTTTAGGTCGTATATATGAGATGACGGGTCGGTGGGAGGATGCAGTTCGAGTGAGGGAAGCCATGAAGAGGATTGTAGTGAAGAAAGTTGTCGGATATAGCTCGATTATGATTAAAAGTCATGTACATAGTTTTACGGAAGACCAATTACAACAAAATGCAGGCAGAGATGTTTACTTGATTCTAAGATTACTGACTTGGGACGATAGTGGAACTTCGACTGTGGaagaattaaatgaattttga
- the LOC130806064 gene encoding uncharacterized protein LOC130806064 isoform X1 has translation MTFYRCPAMTHWPLVECRAAGGSQTGVTGAMSASMAVFNSFPLFSPISYQQGVSHHLNGRSSIITHKVGFSVSNARPNFSCSVSMADGQSNNNGKLKLNQIMDKAREIWNGLPEPVKSFPWNRVLDNFIQLILDVVVAVIKFLSVPILAISSLSEMSYCARERKLFFVPVPFALGFSVAGILKDTAQEFSPLLKDAEVPWHLILIAVFLALLKLLGPYYPYWGRIFIPHFANGGLLRVIVMMYFWYQKPKKSQLLQNVKSSEQN, from the exons atgactttctatcgctgtcctgctatgacacattggcctttggtcgaatgtcgagcagcaggaggatcacaGACAGGCGTAACAG GAGCAATGTCAGCATCTATGGCGGTGTTCAATTCCTTCCCCCTTTTCAGCCCTATTTCTTACCAGCAA GGTGTTTCACATCATTTAAATGGAAGAAGCAGCATTATCACTCAtaaagtcggattttcagtttcaAATGCTAGACCGAATTTCTCTTGCTCTGTAAGCATGGCAGACGGACAGTCTAATAATAATGGAAAATTAAAGCTGAATCAGATAATGGACAAAGCCAGAGAAATTTGGAATGGCCTTCCGGAACCAGTCAAGAGCTTTCCTTGGAACAGAGTGCTTGATAATTTCATCCAACTTATTCTTGACGTTGTAGTTGCAGTCATCAAATTCCTTAGTGTGCCTATTCTAGCGATTTCCTCCCTCAGCGAAATGTCCTACTGTGCACGTGAAAGGAAACTATTTTTTGTTCCTGTTCCATTTGCTCTTGGGTTTTCTGTTGCTGGAATTTTGAAAGATACAGCACAGGAATTTTCTCCTCTTCTAAAG GATGCTGAAGTTCCGTGGCATTTGATTTTAATTGCGGTTTTCCTTGCTCTTCTCAAGTTACTTGGACCATATTATCCATATTGGGGCCGGATTTTTATTCCTCATTTTGCAAATGGAGGGCTCTTAAGGGTTATAGTTATGATGTATTTCTGGTACCAAAAGCCAAAAAAGAGTCAATTATTGCAGAATGTCAAGAGCTCAGAGCAAAATTGA
- the LOC130806064 gene encoding uncharacterized protein LOC130806064 isoform X2, which translates to MTFYRCPAMTHWPLVECRAAGGSQTGVTASMAVFNSFPLFSPISYQQGVSHHLNGRSSIITHKVGFSVSNARPNFSCSVSMADGQSNNNGKLKLNQIMDKAREIWNGLPEPVKSFPWNRVLDNFIQLILDVVVAVIKFLSVPILAISSLSEMSYCARERKLFFVPVPFALGFSVAGILKDTAQEFSPLLKDAEVPWHLILIAVFLALLKLLGPYYPYWGRIFIPHFANGGLLRVIVMMYFWYQKPKKSQLLQNVKSSEQN; encoded by the exons atgactttctatcgctgtcctgctatgacacattggcctttggtcgaatgtcgagcagcaggaggatcacaGACAGGCGTAACAG CATCTATGGCGGTGTTCAATTCCTTCCCCCTTTTCAGCCCTATTTCTTACCAGCAA GGTGTTTCACATCATTTAAATGGAAGAAGCAGCATTATCACTCAtaaagtcggattttcagtttcaAATGCTAGACCGAATTTCTCTTGCTCTGTAAGCATGGCAGACGGACAGTCTAATAATAATGGAAAATTAAAGCTGAATCAGATAATGGACAAAGCCAGAGAAATTTGGAATGGCCTTCCGGAACCAGTCAAGAGCTTTCCTTGGAACAGAGTGCTTGATAATTTCATCCAACTTATTCTTGACGTTGTAGTTGCAGTCATCAAATTCCTTAGTGTGCCTATTCTAGCGATTTCCTCCCTCAGCGAAATGTCCTACTGTGCACGTGAAAGGAAACTATTTTTTGTTCCTGTTCCATTTGCTCTTGGGTTTTCTGTTGCTGGAATTTTGAAAGATACAGCACAGGAATTTTCTCCTCTTCTAAAG GATGCTGAAGTTCCGTGGCATTTGATTTTAATTGCGGTTTTCCTTGCTCTTCTCAAGTTACTTGGACCATATTATCCATATTGGGGCCGGATTTTTATTCCTCATTTTGCAAATGGAGGGCTCTTAAGGGTTATAGTTATGATGTATTTCTGGTACCAAAAGCCAAAAAAGAGTCAATTATTGCAGAATGTCAAGAGCTCAGAGCAAAATTGA
- the LOC130806064 gene encoding uncharacterized protein LOC130806064 isoform X3 — MSSSRRITDRRNSCNFVRFSLKGAMSASMAVFNSFPLFSPISYQQGVSHHLNGRSSIITHKVGFSVSNARPNFSCSVSMADGQSNNNGKLKLNQIMDKAREIWNGLPEPVKSFPWNRVLDNFIQLILDVVVAVIKFLSVPILAISSLSEMSYCARERKLFFVPVPFALGFSVAGILKDTAQEFSPLLKDAEVPWHLILIAVFLALLKLLGPYYPYWGRIFIPHFANGGLLRVIVMMYFWYQKPKKSQLLQNVKSSEQN, encoded by the exons atgtcgagcagcaggaggatcacaGACAGGCGTAACAG CTGTAATTTTGTGAGATTCTCATTGAAAGGAGCAATGTCAGCATCTATGGCGGTGTTCAATTCCTTCCCCCTTTTCAGCCCTATTTCTTACCAGCAA GGTGTTTCACATCATTTAAATGGAAGAAGCAGCATTATCACTCAtaaagtcggattttcagtttcaAATGCTAGACCGAATTTCTCTTGCTCTGTAAGCATGGCAGACGGACAGTCTAATAATAATGGAAAATTAAAGCTGAATCAGATAATGGACAAAGCCAGAGAAATTTGGAATGGCCTTCCGGAACCAGTCAAGAGCTTTCCTTGGAACAGAGTGCTTGATAATTTCATCCAACTTATTCTTGACGTTGTAGTTGCAGTCATCAAATTCCTTAGTGTGCCTATTCTAGCGATTTCCTCCCTCAGCGAAATGTCCTACTGTGCACGTGAAAGGAAACTATTTTTTGTTCCTGTTCCATTTGCTCTTGGGTTTTCTGTTGCTGGAATTTTGAAAGATACAGCACAGGAATTTTCTCCTCTTCTAAAG GATGCTGAAGTTCCGTGGCATTTGATTTTAATTGCGGTTTTCCTTGCTCTTCTCAAGTTACTTGGACCATATTATCCATATTGGGGCCGGATTTTTATTCCTCATTTTGCAAATGGAGGGCTCTTAAGGGTTATAGTTATGATGTATTTCTGGTACCAAAAGCCAAAAAAGAGTCAATTATTGCAGAATGTCAAGAGCTCAGAGCAAAATTGA
- the LOC130806064 gene encoding uncharacterized protein LOC130806064 isoform X4, translating to MSASMAVFNSFPLFSPISYQQGVSHHLNGRSSIITHKVGFSVSNARPNFSCSVSMADGQSNNNGKLKLNQIMDKAREIWNGLPEPVKSFPWNRVLDNFIQLILDVVVAVIKFLSVPILAISSLSEMSYCARERKLFFVPVPFALGFSVAGILKDTAQEFSPLLKDAEVPWHLILIAVFLALLKLLGPYYPYWGRIFIPHFANGGLLRVIVMMYFWYQKPKKSQLLQNVKSSEQN from the exons ATGTCAGCATCTATGGCGGTGTTCAATTCCTTCCCCCTTTTCAGCCCTATTTCTTACCAGCAA GGTGTTTCACATCATTTAAATGGAAGAAGCAGCATTATCACTCAtaaagtcggattttcagtttcaAATGCTAGACCGAATTTCTCTTGCTCTGTAAGCATGGCAGACGGACAGTCTAATAATAATGGAAAATTAAAGCTGAATCAGATAATGGACAAAGCCAGAGAAATTTGGAATGGCCTTCCGGAACCAGTCAAGAGCTTTCCTTGGAACAGAGTGCTTGATAATTTCATCCAACTTATTCTTGACGTTGTAGTTGCAGTCATCAAATTCCTTAGTGTGCCTATTCTAGCGATTTCCTCCCTCAGCGAAATGTCCTACTGTGCACGTGAAAGGAAACTATTTTTTGTTCCTGTTCCATTTGCTCTTGGGTTTTCTGTTGCTGGAATTTTGAAAGATACAGCACAGGAATTTTCTCCTCTTCTAAAG GATGCTGAAGTTCCGTGGCATTTGATTTTAATTGCGGTTTTCCTTGCTCTTCTCAAGTTACTTGGACCATATTATCCATATTGGGGCCGGATTTTTATTCCTCATTTTGCAAATGGAGGGCTCTTAAGGGTTATAGTTATGATGTATTTCTGGTACCAAAAGCCAAAAAAGAGTCAATTATTGCAGAATGTCAAGAGCTCAGAGCAAAATTGA
- the LOC130806064 gene encoding uncharacterized protein LOC130806064 isoform X5, producing MAVFNSFPLFSPISYQQGVSHHLNGRSSIITHKVGFSVSNARPNFSCSVSMADGQSNNNGKLKLNQIMDKAREIWNGLPEPVKSFPWNRVLDNFIQLILDVVVAVIKFLSVPILAISSLSEMSYCARERKLFFVPVPFALGFSVAGILKDTAQEFSPLLKDAEVPWHLILIAVFLALLKLLGPYYPYWGRIFIPHFANGGLLRVIVMMYFWYQKPKKSQLLQNVKSSEQN from the exons ATGGCGGTGTTCAATTCCTTCCCCCTTTTCAGCCCTATTTCTTACCAGCAA GGTGTTTCACATCATTTAAATGGAAGAAGCAGCATTATCACTCAtaaagtcggattttcagtttcaAATGCTAGACCGAATTTCTCTTGCTCTGTAAGCATGGCAGACGGACAGTCTAATAATAATGGAAAATTAAAGCTGAATCAGATAATGGACAAAGCCAGAGAAATTTGGAATGGCCTTCCGGAACCAGTCAAGAGCTTTCCTTGGAACAGAGTGCTTGATAATTTCATCCAACTTATTCTTGACGTTGTAGTTGCAGTCATCAAATTCCTTAGTGTGCCTATTCTAGCGATTTCCTCCCTCAGCGAAATGTCCTACTGTGCACGTGAAAGGAAACTATTTTTTGTTCCTGTTCCATTTGCTCTTGGGTTTTCTGTTGCTGGAATTTTGAAAGATACAGCACAGGAATTTTCTCCTCTTCTAAAG GATGCTGAAGTTCCGTGGCATTTGATTTTAATTGCGGTTTTCCTTGCTCTTCTCAAGTTACTTGGACCATATTATCCATATTGGGGCCGGATTTTTATTCCTCATTTTGCAAATGGAGGGCTCTTAAGGGTTATAGTTATGATGTATTTCTGGTACCAAAAGCCAAAAAAGAGTCAATTATTGCAGAATGTCAAGAGCTCAGAGCAAAATTGA
- the LOC130806067 gene encoding pathogenesis-related thaumatin-like protein 3.5 yields MAKSRPTLPIAIFLIAISSGPWFSECTNFTIVNRCKETIWPGLIPSKNISTTGLALKSGLSTVFTAPSGWHGRIWGRTGCSFDSSNKGTCLTGGCGNETCSVPGKQPATIAEFTLGELDFYDVSLVGGFNLPMIVTPVQGKGNCSTVGCEGDLRDSCPSELAVKSNGKTIGCQSACDYFKTDEYCCRGTYENPESCQATNYSSSFKKVCPAAYSYAYDAPTSMFTCSNVSDYIVTFCPSRNQTECTYHGHKLVCNESGLKMGIEAITRSWWIVMLTLFATAS; encoded by the exons ATGGCTAAATCTCGTCCTACTCTTCCGATTGCTATCTTCCTCATCGCTATTTCGTCAG GTCCATGGTTCTCGGAATGCACAAATTTCACTATAGTAAACCGTTGCAAGGAGACGATCTGGCCAGGACTTATACCAAgcaaaaacatcagcacaacaGGGCTTGCTTTGAAATCGGGCCTGTCGACAGTTTTTACTGCCCCGTCAGGATGGCATGGGCGTATATGGGGTCGAACAGGCTGCTCGTTCGACAGCTCTAACAAGGGCACTTGTCTAACTGGTGGGTGTGGTAATGAAACATGCTCAGTGCCCGGTAAACAGCCAGCAACGATAGCTGAGTTCACGCTAGGCGAGCTAGATTTCTATGATGTTAGCCTTGTCGGAGGCTTCAACTTACCGATGATTGTTACACCAGTACAAGGGAAAGGGAACTGCAGTACTGTCGGATGTGAAGGCGACTTGAGAGACAGTTGTCCATCAGAACTTGCTGTTAAGTCCAATGGGAAAACGATTGGGTGTCAAAGTGCTTGCGATTATTTCAAGACAGACGAGTATTGTTGTAGGGGAACGTATGAGAATCCCGAGTCTTGTCAGGCAACGAATTACTCGTCGAGTTTTAAGAAAGTTTGTCCTGCAGCATATAGCTATGCTTATGATGCTCCTACCAGCATGTTTACTTGCTCCAACGTGTCTGACTATATTGTCACCTTTTGTCCTTCAAG GAATCAAACAGAGTGCACTTATCACGGTCACAAGCTGGTTTGCAATGAATCGGGACTAAAGATGGGAATCGAGGCAATAACTCGAAGTTGGTGGATTGTGATGCTTACTCTATTTGCAACGGCTAGCTGA